The DNA segment CGGGGCGAGTGAAATTGACGCTGGTGCGCACCGTGACCTTGCCGGAGCCGTCGAGGACGTCGACACGGATCTTGTGGTCGCCGACCGTCAGCGGCATCGTGCCGTCGACGACGAAATGCCCGTCGGCTCCTGCCACGATCTCGCCGATCAGCTTGTCGTCGGCATAGGCGCGAACCTTGGCGTTCGGCTTCGTCGTGCCAGCAACGAAGATATGGTTGTTTTCGATCTCGACTGCATTGACCATAACTTCAGGTGCGCTAGCGGTCGTCGCTGCAGGCGCGGTTGCCGAGTCGCCGTTGCCGGTGGCGGAGGCAGCGGCGGTGTTGTCCTGTGGCTTGGTGCCGGTACTGTCATTGGCGGTCGCCCCGCCTGCACCATTCGCGGCTGTATCGGCTGCCGACGCTTGCTGGTCGGTTGCGACGCGCCCTTGCTTGGCTGACGGCGCGGTGATGATGCGGCTTGCCGTGCCGGGTTTGGAAACCATGGCGAGAAGCTGGCTCTTATCGTCCTTCGGAACCGATACGGTAGCAACTTCCTCTGAAGTGACGGCCTTGCCGTCCTTGCCCGTTGCGCGCAGCACCAGTTCATGATCGCCGGGCGGCAGCGGGTTGTCGAGCACGGCGGCGAAATCGCCGCTCGGCCCGACCTCGGTCGTCGTCACCACCTTGTCGCCGTCGACGATTTCCAGCTTGGAATTGGGCTCGGCCGAGCCCGCGATGACGGTGGAACCATCCGGCTCGACGCGCAGCACGTCGAAGGACGGGGTTACCGGTCCCGCCGCTTGCGTTTGCGGCGCGGCCTCGCCAGTGAGTGCTGCCCGCGCCTTGTCGATCGCGGCGGCGGCATCGGCGATGTTCTCTGGAAGAGACTGGATGATGGCAAGTGCCTTGCCGGCGCCGTCATGTGCCTTGTTGACCAGGGCGGTCGTCGTGGCATCCGTCCCTTGGGGAGCGGTAAAATCGACGATCGCCTGCAGCCCAGTGACCGTCTTCGTCTTGGCTGTGGTGAAGACGTCCTCGGTCGGCCCCTTGCCGTCCTTGAAGAGCACTTTGAGATCGGCAAGAGAGGTGACGGCCGTGCCGCTGAGATCGGTGAGCTTCTTGGTGACATCGGCGGCGTTAATTGCGGTCGTGGCGGCACCCTGCGTTGCTTCACCGGCCTTTTTCACGGCGTCGCCTGTTTTTTGGCCATTTTCCGTGATGGTGTTCTTCACCGCGTCGCTCGCCTGATTGATGGCGTCACCGATTGACTTCTTATCGCCGTTGATGCGCGGCATCACAAAGAAGACCATCAGGACGGTCGCAACTACCAGTACCAACAGAGCCAGCAAGCCGGCACGGTTCTTCATCATCATTTCTCTCCAAGCGGCGGAGTCATCTCCACTCTTGAAATTGCTAACGATTTCGCCTGCTTTTACAAGCTTTCTCAGTCATTTCAGCGTGCTCTGGCACAAGTTTTCTTTTGAAAATTCTTGACTGAGCACTTGCAGCATAGTTGTTTGCATTCATGACTGACGATTCTGTGCCAATTCGATCCATCTGCGTCTATTGCGGCTCCAGGCCGGGTCGCGATCCTTCCCACATGGCTGCGGGCCGCGAGCTGGGCAAGAGCATCGCCGAGAGCGGGTTGCGCCTAGTCTATGGCGGCGGCACGAAAGGCATCATGGGCGCTGTCGCGAGCGGCGTCCTGTCGCATGGGGGTCAGGTCACCGGCATCATTCCGGAGTTCCTCGTCGATATGGAAGCGACGCGCCATTCGCTCGGTCAATTGGACGAACTGATCATAACCCCGGACATGCATACGCGCAAACACACCATGTTCGAGCGCGCCGACGCTTTCGTAGCGCTGCCGGGCGGCATCGGTACGCTGGAGGAGATCGTCGAGATCATGACCTGGGGCCAGCTCGGCCGCCATGAAAAGCCGATGGTCTTCGCCAATATCAACGGTTTCTGGGACCCGATGATGGAGCTGATCCGCCATATGACGGAGGAGGGCTTCGTCCACACCGCTCATCGTGTGCAGCCGCTGGTCATCGACAAGGTCGCCGACATCATTCCCGCAATTCGCAAGCATGCGGCCGAGGCGCATGGCGACCGCGGTGGCGAAGAGGCCGTTATCTCGAAGCTGTAATTTTGGATCCACCTGACAGCTTGTCGGATTGTGGCAATAGGATATTGTGCGGCTCAGTCTTGATTGGACATGGGCGAGTAAATATGTGGTCGGTTTTCAAGGCATTATTGTCGGGTATTAAACCATTCAACGTGATGGCTGGCGATGTCATCTTTGCGACGGCATGGGAAAGCGGAACATCCCGATTTTCGTTTTTCGAATGGCGCGTCAAAGAATTACTCGACAAGTCCGATGTCCTAATAGGCGTCAAGATGCGCCCTGATAGCTACGCAGGTCCTGAAGGTGACGTCAAAAACTATATCAACTTCGATATTGAGACGGCCATCAGGATCCGCGACAGCTTGAACGAATGCATCGAATT comes from the Rhizobium sp. NXC24 genome and includes:
- a CDS encoding LysM peptidoglycan-binding domain-containing protein, which codes for MMKNRAGLLALLVLVVATVLMVFFVMPRINGDKKSIGDAINQASDAVKNTITENGQKTGDAVKKAGEATQGAATTAINAADVTKKLTDLSGTAVTSLADLKVLFKDGKGPTEDVFTTAKTKTVTGLQAIVDFTAPQGTDATTTALVNKAHDGAGKALAIIQSLPENIADAAAAIDKARAALTGEAAPQTQAAGPVTPSFDVLRVEPDGSTVIAGSAEPNSKLEIVDGDKVVTTTEVGPSGDFAAVLDNPLPPGDHELVLRATGKDGKAVTSEEVATVSVPKDDKSQLLAMVSKPGTASRIITAPSAKQGRVATDQQASAADTAANGAGGATANDSTGTKPQDNTAAASATGNGDSATAPAATTASAPEVMVNAVEIENNHIFVAGTTKPNAKVRAYADDKLIGEIVAGADGHFVVDGTMPLTVGDHKIRVDVLDGSGKVTVRTSVNFTRPEGNQVTVAAQTPAASGSNGNAAATTMVPLDEGELGKLRGDAGKAFILLKDLFADGKQPNAEQLAAARSGTEIALKSLSEFRPAIDASATLKQAATDAANAAGRALTVLQALPKDPKSVGDALPKLGEMMAAVTKPENAAPAPTSVETSSNGGGPKTLQQAPLSQDTNAVIIRRGDTLWQISRRTYGAGVRYTTIYLANEDKINNPDRILPGQVFGLPKDALPNSEELHRKRLSGGHL
- a CDS encoding TIGR00730 family Rossman fold protein, producing MTDDSVPIRSICVYCGSRPGRDPSHMAAGRELGKSIAESGLRLVYGGGTKGIMGAVASGVLSHGGQVTGIIPEFLVDMEATRHSLGQLDELIITPDMHTRKHTMFERADAFVALPGGIGTLEEIVEIMTWGQLGRHEKPMVFANINGFWDPMMELIRHMTEEGFVHTAHRVQPLVIDKVADIIPAIRKHAAEAHGDRGGEEAVISKL